The following are encoded together in the Peromyscus leucopus breed LL Stock chromosome 1, UCI_PerLeu_2.1, whole genome shotgun sequence genome:
- the LOC114686913 gene encoding olfactory receptor 52H1-like: MAMHNTSSYNTGPFTLSGIPGLEQYHVWISIPFCFIYLVAIVGNSILLYLIAVENSLHSPMFFFLSMLAMTDLILSTTCVPKTLSIFWFGPQEISFPGCLTQLFFLHYSFVLDSAILLAMAFDRYVAICSPLRYTTILTPKAIVKIAVGISFRSFCVFVPCVFLVNRLPFCRTHIIAHTYCEHIGVARLACADISINIWYGFCVPIMTVIIDVVLIAISYTLILCAVFRLPSQDARQKALGTCGSHVCVILMFYIPAFFSILAHRFGHNVPRTFHIMFANLYVIIPPALNPIVYGVKTKQIRDKAILLLFPKSSQ, from the coding sequence ATGGCCATGCATAACACAAGTAGCTACAACACTGGCCCCTTCACCCTTTCAGGCATCCCTGGACTCGAGCAGTACCATGTCTGGATCAGCATCCCTTTCTGCTTTATCTATTTGGTGGCCATCGTGGGCAACAGCATCCTTCTCTACCTCATCGCAGTGGAAAACAGTCTGCATTCCCCCAtgttcttcttcctttccatgtTGGCCATGACTGACCTCATATTGTCTACCACTTGTGTCCCCAAGACCCTTAGCATCTTCTGGTTTGGCCCTCAGGAAATCAGTTTTCCTGGCTGTCTGACCCAGTTGTTTTTCCTGCATTACAGCTTCGTCTTGGACTCAGCTATCTTGCTGGCTATGGCAtttgaccgctatgtggccatctgctcaCCCTTGAGATATACCACTATTCTTACACCCAAAGCTATTGTCAAAATTGCTGTAGGAATCTCTTTCCGAAGTTTCTGTGTTTTTGTCCCGTGTGTTTTCCTTGTGAACCGCCTACCCTTCTGCAGGACACACATCATTGCCCATACCTACTGCGAGCACATCGGTGTTGCCCGTCTGGCATGTGCAGATATCTCCATCAACATCTGGTATGGATTTTGTGTTCCTATCATGACAGTGATTATAGATGTGGTCCTTATAGCCATCTCCTACACTCTCATCCTATGTGCTGTTTTTCGTCTTCCCTCCCAAGACGCACGCCAGAAGGCCCTGGGCACCTGTGGTTCTCATGTCTGTGTCATCCTCATGTTCTATATACCAGCATTCTTCTCCATCCTTGCTCATCGCTTTGGACACAATGTCCCTCGCACTTTTCACATCATGTTTGCCAACCTATATGTAATTATCCCACCTGCGCTCAACCCTATTGTCTATGGAGTGAAGACCAAGCAGATACGGGATAAAGCCATTCTTCTGCTCTTTCCCAAATCGTCCCAGTGA
- the LOC114686902 gene encoding olfactory receptor 52H1, protein MIAFNVSSYNPGPFVLVGIPGLEQFHVWIGIPFCMIYIIAVMGNCVLLYLITVERSLHEPMFFFLSMLAMTDLILSTAGVPKTLSIFWMGAREITFPGCLTQMFFLHYSFVLDSAILMAMAFDRYVAICSPLRYATILTPKTIIKIVVGISFRSFCIILPDVFLLTRLPFCRTRIIPHTYCEHIGVARLACADISINIWYGFCVPIMTVISDVVLIAISYTLILCAVFRLPSRDARQKALGTCGSHVCVILMFYTPAFFSILAHRFGHNVSLTFHIMFANLYIVIPPAMNPIVYGVKTKQIRDKVILLFSVKSTGS, encoded by the coding sequence ATGATTGCCTTTAATGTGAGCAGTTACAACCCAGGGCCCTTCGTTTTGGTGGGTATCCCAGGCTTGGAGCAATTCCATGTGTGGATTGGCATTCCCTTCTGTATGATCTACATCATAGCTGTGATGGGAAACTGTGTACTTCTCTACCTCATCACAGTGGAACGGAGCCTTCATgaacccatgtttttttttctgtccatgcTGGCAATGACTGATCTCATCTTGTCCACAGCTGGTGTGCCTAAAACACTCAGTATCTTTTGGATGGGGGCTCGAGAAATCACCTTCCCAGGCTGCCTGACACAAATGTTCTTCCTCCACTATAGCTTTGTCCTGGACTCAGCCATTCTAATGGCTATGGCATTTGATCGCTATGTGGCTATCTGCTCACCCTTGAGATATGCTACCATCTTGACTCCAAAGACTATTATCAAGATTGTTGTGGGCATCTCCTTTAGAAGCTTCTGTATCATCTTGCCAGATGTATTTTTGTTGACACGCTTACCTTTCTGTAGGACACGCATCATACCTCACACATACTGTGAACACATTGGTGTTGCCCGGCTGGCATGTGCAGATATCTCCATCAACATCTGGTATGGATTTTGTGTTCCTATCATGACAGTCATCTCAGATGTGGTCCTCATTGCCATCTCCTACACGCTCATCCTATGTGCTGTTTTTCGCCTCCCCTCCCGAGATGCACGCCAGAAGGCCTTGGGCACCTGTGGTTCCCATGTCTGTGTCATTCTCATGTTTTACACACCAGCCTTTTTCTCCATCCTTGCTCATCGCTTTGGACACAATGTCTCCCTCACATTCCACATCATGTTCGCCAATCTCTACATTGTTATTCCACCAGCAATGAACCCCATTGTCTATGGAGTGAAAACCAAGCAGATCAGAGATAAggtcattcttttattttctgtcaagAGCACAGGAAGTTGA